The genomic window ATCTTACCCCATGAGAAAGTACAAATTGTCAACAACAATAATGGAGCTAGATTAGAAACCTATGTAATTGAAGGTCCTAGGGGAAGTGGGGTAATTTGTTTAAATGGTGCTGCCGCCCGTTTGGTGCAGCCAGGGGATGTAGTGATAATTATTGCCTATTGTCAGTTAGATATGGAAGAAGCTAAAAATCATCAACCAACTATAGTTTTTGTAGATGAAAACAATAAAATAACTTCTATTGAAGGTAAAGAAAAACACGGGGAAATTCGCTAATATAGCGTAATTTTAATGTAAAAAAGAAAAGGTCATAATTTATTGGACAAAGCAATAAATTATGACCTTTTAATATTATTTGTAGTATGTAATTTTAAGCTAATTCTTCGAAATATTCTTTTCCTACGCCACACTCTGGACAAAGGTAGTCCTCTGGTAAATCAGCAAAAGATGTACCTGGCTCAGCTACTCCTTCTTCACCTAATTCAGGGTCATAGATGTAACCACAGATAGTGCATTCCCATTTTGACATAATCTGTCACCTCCTTGTTATTAACATTACTTTATCAAAAATTAAAAGAAAAGAAAAGGGTATTTATAAAAATATTTTTTTTTATTATAATATTTTTATGCTTTATAGAAATTGTCACTAGAAAGGTGGAAAAATTAGTGGGAATCACTGTTTCAGAAATATTAAAAGCAACTAATGGAAAATTACTCCGGGGAAGGGGAGATTATCTTTTTGATAAGATATTTTATGATGTAATCAAAGATAGTAACATCCCCTCAAATTCTTTATACATTCCCTACATAAACAGTTATAGAAACATCGATACAACTTCCAATATAGCTAAAATGGATCAGGGAAGGGTATCAGGGCTGTTAATAGATAAAACATTGTTGGACTTAGATTTTTCTAATTTTCCCAATGTAATTTTAGTAGATAATTTAGAAGAAGGTGTATTGAAAATAGCCGGTTATCTCCGGGAAAGGGAAGGGTATCCCATAATAGCGATAACTGGAAGTTCAGGAAAGACTACTTCAAAGGAACTTATTGCCAGTATTTTAGAAACTAATGGTATACCTTGTAAAAAAACGTTGAGAAATATTAATGGTTACGGGGGAGTATCTACAACGATTTTTTCCTTAGAAAAAAATCAGTGGGGAGTTATGGAGGTAGGGGTAAATGGCCTAAAAAGGTTACCCCTTTTAGCAAAAACCGTTTCTCCAGACTTTTTGTTAGTTACCAATATCTATCATACCCATTTTGATAAATTCCCTGATTTAAGAGAAGTGGCAAAATATAAACTTTCCTTGGCGAATTTTATGAGAGGGCCTAAAAAGAAAGTTCTTTGTGGAGATAATCAGTATTTAAGGGAATATATCGATAAGAGTACTATTACCTTTGGTATAAACAAAACAAACCATTATTACTTAGATACTATTATAAGTTGTGACGAAAGGGGAAGTAATTTTACTGTTAAGGGGAAAGGAAAAACTTACCGGATAAAAACTTCCCTTATTGGGAAACACAATATTATTAATGTCATTGGTGTTTTAGCTTTAACTTTAGAGTTAGGGTTAGAAGAAAAAGGGGTAATTAAAGGTATAGAGAACTTTTCTGGTATTTATGATGATTATTATTCCACCATTAGTCTTAAAAAAGTAGGGAATTGGACTTTCCTAGATGATAGTCAGCATTTTAATTTACCGGCTTTGAAAGCGGGACTAGAGACCTTTAAAGATATCTCAAAGGTGGGAGGAGTTGTCATTCTTAGTTATGATTATAAATTTGCAAGCCTTAATTTTAATATAGAGGAGTTATTGGGAATTTTATTGGAGTACAAGGATTCCATTAAGGGTTTGATTCTCATGGGAGAACAGTGGAGAAAATGGGAAGAATTTATCCTAAAGGAAATTTGCCCGTTGACAGTGTTTTTAAAAACTAAAGAAGAAGTTTCATTATATATCAAAGATCATGTAGAAAAAGATACCTTTATTTATATGAAAGGGGACTTTCACCACCATTTACGGGGAATAATAAATATCTTAAAGGAGAATAGTTCAGATGCTTAAAGATGCCATAGACTTTATATATAGTTTTTATAACGAAGCTTTGCCTTTGATAAAATTTGATGC from Anaerobranca gottschalkii DSM 13577 includes these protein-coding regions:
- a CDS encoding rubredoxin — its product is MSKWECTICGYIYDPELGEEGVAEPGTSFADLPEDYLCPECGVGKEYFEELA
- the panD gene encoding aspartate 1-decarboxylase; translation: MYITMFKSKIHKATVTEANLNYVGSVTIDKDLLEASGILPHEKVQIVNNNNGARLETYVIEGPRGSGVICLNGAAARLVQPGDVVIIIAYCQLDMEEAKNHQPTIVFVDENNKITSIEGKEKHGEIR
- a CDS encoding Mur ligase family protein, with the protein product MGITVSEILKATNGKLLRGRGDYLFDKIFYDVIKDSNIPSNSLYIPYINSYRNIDTTSNIAKMDQGRVSGLLIDKTLLDLDFSNFPNVILVDNLEEGVLKIAGYLREREGYPIIAITGSSGKTTSKELIASILETNGIPCKKTLRNINGYGGVSTTIFSLEKNQWGVMEVGVNGLKRLPLLAKTVSPDFLLVTNIYHTHFDKFPDLREVAKYKLSLANFMRGPKKKVLCGDNQYLREYIDKSTITFGINKTNHYYLDTIISCDERGSNFTVKGKGKTYRIKTSLIGKHNIINVIGVLALTLELGLEEKGVIKGIENFSGIYDDYYSTISLKKVGNWTFLDDSQHFNLPALKAGLETFKDISKVGGVVILSYDYKFASLNFNIEELLGILLEYKDSIKGLILMGEQWRKWEEFILKEICPLTVFLKTKEEVSLYIKDHVEKDTFIYMKGDFHHHLRGIINILKENSSDA